A single genomic interval of Sulfoacidibacillus ferrooxidans harbors:
- the leuB gene encoding 3-isopropylmalate dehydrogenase, whose protein sequence is MAYHIVVLPGDGIGPDVTRAAVQVLEHALKGQSVEIVMSEHLIGGKALDTYGVPLPDVTLEALHKADAVLLGAVGGPKWDVGPGHLRPEAGLLALRKTLGVYANMRPVKAFSELLDASPLRREIAQRVDLLIVRELTGGAYFGKRERGSDAHGMQFAYDTMFYSENEIRRVLITAFDAARLRRKKLTSVDKANVLDSSRLWREIVQDVSSHYPDVEVEHQLVDSCAMNLVTHPQSFDVLVTENLFGDILSDEAAVLTGSIGMLPSASLGQGIGLYEPIHGSAPDIAGKGIANPLGAILSVALLLRYSLHVDDAATRVEQAVAKAIAHGARTKDLARGQDDVVTTDQMTERVLAHY, encoded by the coding sequence GTGGCATATCACATTGTAGTATTACCAGGAGATGGCATTGGACCCGATGTGACGCGGGCGGCAGTACAGGTACTAGAACATGCACTTAAGGGGCAGTCTGTTGAGATTGTGATGAGTGAACACCTTATTGGTGGAAAAGCGCTTGACACCTATGGTGTGCCATTACCTGATGTTACACTTGAGGCATTACACAAGGCAGATGCTGTTCTTCTAGGTGCTGTAGGTGGTCCCAAATGGGATGTGGGGCCAGGTCATTTGCGTCCGGAAGCAGGGTTGCTTGCTTTGCGAAAAACACTGGGTGTATATGCAAATATGCGTCCGGTGAAAGCTTTTAGTGAGTTGTTAGACGCTTCACCACTACGCAGAGAGATTGCGCAACGTGTGGATTTGCTGATCGTACGCGAACTGACAGGTGGCGCCTATTTTGGAAAACGTGAACGGGGATCAGACGCACATGGTATGCAGTTTGCGTATGATACGATGTTTTATTCGGAAAATGAGATTCGGCGGGTATTGATCACAGCATTTGATGCTGCTCGCTTGCGGCGAAAAAAACTCACCTCCGTTGATAAGGCCAATGTGTTAGATAGTTCGCGGTTATGGCGCGAGATTGTTCAGGACGTAAGTTCACACTATCCGGATGTCGAAGTTGAGCACCAATTAGTAGATTCATGTGCTATGAATCTTGTGACACACCCCCAATCGTTTGATGTCTTGGTAACGGAAAATTTATTTGGAGATATTTTAAGTGATGAGGCAGCCGTGTTGACTGGTTCTATTGGGATGTTACCTTCTGCCAGTCTTGGCCAAGGGATTGGTTTATATGAACCCATTCATGGATCGGCGCCAGATATTGCAGGAAAAGGAATAGCCAATCCACTTGGTGCTATTCTGTCTGTTGCATTGTTACTAAGGTATTCATTACATGTAGATGATGCTGCAACGCGTGTGGAGCAAGCAGTTGCAAAGGCAATTGCCCACGGCGCGCGCACGAAAGACTTAGCGCGCGGGCAGGACGATGTTGTAACGACCGATCAAATGACGGAGCGTGTCCTTGCACATTATTAA
- a CDS encoding DNA repair helicase XPB, with amino-acid sequence MDQVDVVMRPVIVQMDGSILLDVHHPHMEEARQVLAKFAELEKSPDHFHTYRVTALSLWNAAAAGHSSEEIVTRLSELSRYDVPLAISRFISETMDRYGILELRKGEHGLILASEDPLVLTEIIRHKTIALLVRQVISDTEVEVPLLSRGTIKVALTKIGYPVKDLAGYTEGLPLHFSLVKQLADGRDFELRDYQERSANAFHEGGALTGGSGVLTLPCGAGKTIIGLRAMELLQTSTLILAANVTAARQWMRECLDKTTLTADQVAEYSGQSKDTALVTVATYQILSYRPRGKDHFPHLSLLSEHNWGLIIYDEVHLLPAPVFRVTAEIQARRRLGLTATLVREDGREDEVFSLIGPKKYDAPWKELEAEGWIATAICSEIRVALTDGERRTYAQAELREKARIAAEAVSKDEAVEELIKLHPEESILVIGQYVDQLERIAARLQAPLITGSVKQKERERLYAAFRTGEIQVLIVSKVANFSIDLPDASVAIQVSGAFGSRQEEAQRLGRIMRPKAEGVLAHFYTLVAKETKDQEFALSRQRFLTEQGYEYQILDHAELSQLEVAQK; translated from the coding sequence ATGGACCAGGTGGATGTAGTGATGCGCCCGGTGATTGTGCAAATGGATGGTTCGATACTACTTGATGTGCATCATCCACACATGGAAGAAGCGCGGCAAGTTTTAGCGAAATTTGCGGAGTTAGAAAAAAGCCCGGATCATTTTCATACCTACCGGGTCACGGCATTGTCGCTTTGGAATGCAGCTGCAGCAGGTCATTCTTCTGAAGAAATCGTAACAAGATTATCTGAATTGAGTCGCTATGATGTTCCACTTGCTATTTCGAGATTTATCTCTGAAACCATGGATCGCTATGGCATTCTTGAATTGCGCAAAGGCGAACATGGGCTTATATTAGCTTCTGAAGATCCCCTGGTACTCACGGAGATTATTCGTCATAAAACGATCGCCTTGCTTGTGCGACAAGTGATTTCAGATACGGAAGTAGAAGTTCCTTTACTATCACGGGGAACGATTAAGGTGGCACTTACGAAGATTGGTTATCCAGTGAAAGATTTAGCTGGGTATACGGAAGGGCTTCCTTTGCATTTTAGCTTAGTGAAACAGTTGGCTGATGGACGTGATTTTGAATTGCGAGACTATCAAGAACGCTCAGCAAATGCTTTTCACGAAGGTGGGGCATTGACTGGTGGTTCTGGAGTTCTGACACTACCCTGTGGAGCAGGTAAAACGATTATTGGATTACGGGCTATGGAATTGTTGCAAACATCTACGCTAATATTGGCGGCAAATGTCACTGCTGCGAGACAGTGGATGAGGGAATGCCTGGATAAAACAACGCTTACTGCAGATCAAGTTGCGGAGTATAGTGGCCAATCGAAAGATACAGCACTCGTGACTGTTGCGACATATCAGATTTTGAGTTATCGGCCACGTGGAAAAGATCATTTTCCACATCTGTCTCTTCTTTCTGAACACAACTGGGGACTGATTATTTACGATGAAGTACATTTATTGCCGGCACCTGTTTTTCGTGTGACCGCCGAGATTCAAGCACGGCGTAGATTAGGATTGACAGCTACACTTGTGCGGGAGGATGGGCGTGAAGATGAGGTCTTTTCTTTGATTGGGCCGAAAAAATACGATGCGCCATGGAAAGAACTTGAGGCAGAAGGTTGGATTGCAACAGCTATATGTTCAGAGATTCGCGTTGCACTTACAGATGGTGAGCGGCGTACATATGCCCAAGCAGAATTGCGCGAAAAGGCACGTATAGCAGCAGAAGCCGTGTCTAAAGATGAGGCCGTGGAAGAGTTGATTAAGCTCCATCCAGAGGAATCGATTCTCGTGATTGGCCAGTATGTCGATCAATTGGAACGCATCGCAGCAAGGTTACAAGCACCACTCATCACGGGGTCGGTCAAACAAAAAGAGCGAGAACGTTTATACGCAGCTTTTCGAACGGGGGAGATACAAGTCCTCATTGTATCGAAAGTGGCGAACTTCTCCATTGATTTACCAGATGCAAGTGTTGCTATTCAAGTGTCTGGCGCCTTTGGATCGAGACAAGAAGAAGCACAACGGTTGGGGCGGATTATGCGTCCAAAGGCCGAAGGTGTATTGGCACATTTTTATACACTGGTAGCTAAAGAAACAAAAGATCAGGAGTTTGCATTGAGCCGGCAACGCTTTCTTACAGAGCAGGGATATGAATATCAAATTTTAGACCATGCAGAATTATCCCAGTTGGAGGTGGCACAAAAGTGA
- a CDS encoding 2-isopropylmalate synthase yields the protein MKHIQIFDTTLRDGEQSPGVSLTAGEKLEIARQLAKLRVDVIEAGYAAASPGDFAAVQTIARAVKGVSVCSLARATENDILRAYEACSPSDAPCIHLFLATSDVHMQHKLRMTRDQVLQQIDSAVRFARTKVPFVEFSAEDSGRTDFDFLVQAVKTAVSAGATVINLPDTVGYLLPQEYAQRFIRMREQVELGSALLSAHCHDDLGLAVANTLAAISAGVDQVEVTMNGIGERAGNASLEEVAVALALRADMYGVDTKLELSQIARTSKLVSRLTGMVVPGNKAVVGANAFAHESGIHQDGVLKERTTYEIIDPQVVGVVENKQLVLGKHSGRHAFFKHVEELGYVLSDQDLQNLFMRFKELCDKKKQVTEEDILALVDERVYGEAQHTYTLDYLHVSCGNQPLSTATVRVTGPQGVREEAAVGNGPVEAIYRAIDRATGEEVELATYQISSVTPGQDALGEVRVQVRVNHRLFTGRHVASDVLDASARAYIDAINRYTIMRVAPALLVK from the coding sequence GTGAAGCACATTCAAATCTTTGACACCACGCTGCGAGATGGGGAGCAGTCCCCTGGAGTGAGTCTTACTGCTGGAGAGAAATTAGAGATTGCACGACAGCTCGCGAAATTGCGGGTAGATGTCATTGAAGCTGGTTATGCGGCTGCCTCACCAGGTGACTTTGCTGCAGTTCAGACCATTGCACGTGCTGTCAAGGGAGTATCCGTGTGTTCTCTAGCGCGTGCGACAGAAAACGATATATTACGCGCATATGAAGCATGTAGCCCGTCTGATGCACCGTGTATTCACTTGTTTTTAGCCACTTCAGACGTCCATATGCAGCACAAATTGCGTATGACTCGCGATCAAGTGTTACAACAAATTGATTCGGCTGTTCGTTTTGCACGAACAAAGGTGCCTTTTGTTGAGTTTTCTGCAGAAGATTCAGGGCGAACAGATTTTGATTTTCTAGTGCAAGCTGTTAAGACGGCTGTGTCAGCAGGTGCTACTGTTATCAATCTTCCAGATACTGTAGGTTACTTACTCCCACAAGAGTACGCACAAAGGTTTATTCGCATGCGTGAACAAGTAGAGCTAGGTTCTGCTCTCCTTAGCGCACATTGCCATGATGACCTGGGTCTTGCTGTGGCCAATACACTGGCGGCAATTTCGGCAGGTGTTGACCAAGTAGAGGTCACCATGAATGGTATCGGGGAGCGAGCAGGGAATGCATCGCTTGAAGAAGTGGCTGTAGCGCTTGCGTTACGCGCAGATATGTACGGTGTAGACACGAAATTAGAGCTCAGTCAAATTGCGCGTACCTCTAAATTAGTCAGTCGATTAACGGGTATGGTTGTCCCAGGCAATAAAGCAGTCGTAGGTGCAAATGCATTTGCACATGAGTCGGGGATTCACCAAGATGGTGTTCTGAAGGAACGTACGACTTATGAAATTATCGATCCACAAGTGGTTGGAGTCGTGGAAAATAAGCAACTTGTGCTAGGCAAACACTCAGGACGTCATGCATTCTTTAAACATGTTGAAGAGCTTGGCTATGTGTTGTCCGATCAAGATTTACAAAATTTATTTATGCGTTTCAAGGAATTGTGTGATAAGAAGAAACAAGTGACCGAGGAGGATATTCTCGCACTGGTGGATGAACGTGTTTATGGTGAAGCGCAACACACGTATACCTTGGATTACTTACATGTATCGTGTGGCAATCAGCCACTATCTACAGCAACTGTTCGAGTAACGGGGCCACAAGGAGTGCGCGAAGAAGCGGCAGTTGGCAATGGACCAGTAGAGGCGATCTACCGCGCGATTGATCGCGCCACAGGTGAAGAGGTTGAGCTTGCAACGTATCAAATCAGTTCAGTTACGCCAGGTCAAGATGCGCTTGGTGAAGTGCGCGTTCAAGTGCGAGTGAATCATCGACTATTTACAGGTAGGCATGTGGCGAGTGATGTTTTAGATGCATCTGCTAGGGCGTATATTGATGCGATTAACCGCTACACCATCATGCGAGTTGCACCTGCATTGTTGGTAAAGTGA